One segment of Herbaspirillum hiltneri N3 DNA contains the following:
- a CDS encoding YqhA family protein → MKDTRSTPSGKKIGILPNLIFMSRWLQLPLYLGLILAQCVYVYHFWVELSDLIGAAMGNAASLEHILDAVAIEGALRPEKLNEQTIMLVVLALIDVVMISNLLIMVIVGGYETFVSRMNLESHPDQPEWLSHVNASVLKVKLATAIIGISSIHLLKTFINANLYDVKTLLAQTGIHITFLLSAMAIAYCDRLMSHPAVSAEPPEAH, encoded by the coding sequence ATGAAAGACACTCGCTCCACCCCTTCCGGTAAAAAGATCGGCATCCTGCCCAATCTGATTTTCATGAGCCGGTGGTTGCAGCTGCCTTTGTACCTCGGCCTGATCCTGGCGCAGTGCGTCTACGTCTATCACTTCTGGGTCGAGCTGAGCGACCTGATCGGTGCGGCCATGGGCAATGCAGCCTCGTTGGAGCACATCCTCGACGCGGTCGCCATCGAAGGCGCGCTGCGTCCCGAAAAGCTCAACGAGCAAACCATCATGCTGGTGGTGCTGGCGCTGATCGACGTGGTGATGATCTCGAATCTGCTGATCATGGTGATCGTGGGCGGCTACGAGACCTTCGTCTCGCGCATGAACCTCGAAAGCCATCCCGACCAGCCCGAGTGGCTGTCGCACGTGAATGCCTCGGTGCTGAAGGTCAAGCTGGCCACGGCGATCATCGGCATCTCGTCGATCCATCTGCTCAAGACCTTCATCAACGCCAATCTGTACGACGTCAAGACGTTGCTGGCGCAGACCGGCATCCATATCACCTTCCTGTTGTCCGCCATGGCGATCGCCTATTGCGACCGGCTCATGAGCCATCCCGCAGTTTCCGCTGAGCCGCCGGAAGCACACTAA
- the acs gene encoding acetate--CoA ligase — protein sequence MADIETFKQENRVFAPPAEFVKNAAVSGMDGYNALCAEAERDYEGFWARLARENLQWKKPFTKTLNEADAPFYKWFEDGKINVSYNCLDVNLENGNADKTAVIFESDDAKVTRVTYRELHKKVCHFANGLKSLGVKKGDRVVIYMPMSVEGVAAMQACARIGATHSVVFGGFSAKSLQERVIDAGAVAVITADYQVRGGKQLPLKSIVDEALAMGGCDTIRNVVVYKRAGADINWVEGRDLWLHDVVANQPDACEPEWVDAEHPLFILYTSGSTGKPKGVQHASGGYLLWAVLTMKWTFDIKPDDVYWCTADIGWITGHTYIAYGPLAVGATQIVFEGVPTYPNAGRFWDMVQRHKATIFYTAPTAIRSLIKAAEADEKIHPKQYDLSSLRLLGSVGEPINPEAWMWYYKNIGQEKCPIVDTFWQTETGGHMISPLPGATPQVPGSCTLPLPGITAAIVDETGNDLPNGTGGILVVKRPWPSMIRTIWNDPERFKKSYFPEEFGGKVYLAGDGAIRNKDTGYFTITGRIDDVLNVSGHRMGTMEIESALVANPIVAEAAVVGKPDETTGESICAFVVLKRPRPTGDEAKAIAKELRDWVAKEIGPIAKPKEIRFGDNLPKTRSGKIMRRLLRVLAKGEDITQDISTLENPAILDQLKEAQ from the coding sequence GTGGCAGACATCGAAACATTCAAGCAAGAAAACCGTGTATTCGCTCCACCGGCAGAGTTCGTCAAGAACGCCGCCGTGTCCGGCATGGACGGCTATAACGCCTTGTGCGCCGAAGCCGAGCGCGACTACGAAGGCTTCTGGGCCCGCCTCGCACGTGAAAACCTGCAATGGAAAAAGCCCTTCACCAAGACCCTGAACGAAGCCGATGCGCCGTTCTACAAATGGTTTGAAGACGGCAAGATCAACGTCTCGTACAACTGCCTCGACGTCAACCTGGAAAACGGCAACGCCGACAAGACCGCCGTCATCTTCGAATCCGACGACGCCAAGGTCACCCGCGTCACCTATCGCGAACTGCACAAGAAAGTCTGCCACTTCGCCAACGGCCTGAAATCGCTCGGCGTCAAGAAAGGCGACCGCGTCGTCATCTACATGCCGATGTCGGTCGAAGGCGTCGCCGCCATGCAAGCCTGCGCACGCATCGGCGCCACGCACTCGGTGGTGTTCGGCGGCTTCTCCGCCAAATCGCTGCAGGAACGCGTGATCGATGCCGGCGCAGTCGCCGTCATCACCGCCGACTACCAGGTGCGCGGCGGCAAGCAATTGCCGCTGAAATCCATCGTCGACGAAGCGCTCGCCATGGGCGGCTGCGACACGATCAGGAACGTGGTTGTCTACAAGCGCGCCGGCGCCGACATCAACTGGGTCGAAGGCCGCGACCTGTGGCTGCACGACGTCGTCGCCAACCAGCCCGACGCCTGCGAACCTGAATGGGTCGACGCAGAACATCCGCTGTTCATCCTCTACACCTCCGGCTCCACCGGCAAACCGAAGGGCGTCCAACACGCTTCCGGCGGCTACCTGCTGTGGGCCGTGCTGACGATGAAGTGGACCTTCGACATCAAGCCGGACGACGTCTACTGGTGCACCGCCGACATCGGCTGGATCACAGGCCACACCTACATCGCCTACGGCCCGCTGGCAGTCGGCGCGACCCAGATCGTGTTCGAAGGCGTGCCGACCTATCCGAACGCCGGCCGTTTCTGGGACATGGTGCAGCGTCACAAGGCAACGATTTTCTACACCGCCCCGACCGCGATCCGCTCGCTGATCAAGGCCGCCGAAGCCGACGAAAAAATCCATCCCAAGCAATACGACCTGTCGTCGCTGCGCCTGCTGGGTTCGGTCGGCGAACCGATCAATCCGGAAGCCTGGATGTGGTACTACAAAAACATCGGCCAGGAAAAATGCCCCATCGTCGACACCTTCTGGCAAACCGAAACCGGCGGTCACATGATCTCGCCGCTGCCGGGCGCAACGCCGCAAGTGCCGGGCTCCTGCACGCTGCCGCTGCCGGGCATCACCGCCGCCATCGTCGATGAAACCGGCAACGACCTGCCCAACGGCACCGGCGGCATCCTGGTCGTCAAGCGTCCATGGCCGTCGATGATCCGCACCATCTGGAACGACCCCGAGCGCTTCAAGAAGAGCTACTTCCCCGAAGAGTTCGGCGGCAAGGTCTACCTCGCCGGCGACGGCGCGATCCGCAACAAGGACACCGGCTACTTCACCATCACCGGCCGCATCGACGACGTGCTCAACGTCTCCGGTCACCGCATGGGCACGATGGAGATCGAATCCGCGCTGGTCGCCAACCCCATCGTGGCCGAAGCCGCCGTGGTCGGCAAACCGGACGAAACCACCGGCGAATCGATCTGCGCCTTCGTGGTCCTGAAGCGCCCTCGCCCGACCGGCGACGAAGCCAAGGCCATCGCGAAGGAACTGCGCGACTGGGTCGCCAAGGAAATCGGCCCGATCGCCAAGCCCAAGGAAATCCGTTTCGGCGACAACCTGCCCAAGACCCGCTCCGGCAAGATCATGCGCCGCCTGCTGCGCGTGCTGGCCAAGGGCGAAGACATCACGCAGGACATCTCGACCCTGGAAAACCCGGCCATCCTGGACCAGCTCAAGGAAGCACAATAG